AGTAGGCTTCGCCGGTATTTTCGGCGCCACTGCAGCGAACAGCGCTGACCAGACTTACGTAACTATCGGTACCGGCGGCCAGACTGGCGTTTACTATGTGGTTGGTCAGTCTATCTGTCGTCTTGTAAACCGTCAGACTGACGATCACGGCATCAAGTGTACTGCGCCTTCTACCGGTGGTTCTGTTGCCAACATCAATGCGGTTCGTCAGGGTCAGCAAGACATGGGCATGGCTCAGTCTGACTGGCAGTTCCACGCACTGAATGGTTCTAAACACGATACTTTCAAACAGCAGGGTAAGTTTGAAGACCTGCGTGCTCTGTTCGCTGTTCATAACGAACCTTTCACTGTTGTTGCCCGTGCTGATTCCGGTATTGAGTCTTTTGACGATCTGGCTGGTAAGCGCGTTAACCTGACTAACCCAGGTTCCGGTACCCGCGGCACGATGGAAGTCATCATGGAAGAGAAGGGCTGGACAAACGAGACCTTCAAACTGGCGGCTGAACTGAAGTCTGCTGAACAGGCTCAGGCTCTGTGTGATAACAAGATCGATGCAATGATCTATGCAGTTGGTCACCCGTCCGGTGCGATCAAAGAAGCGACTACTTCCTGTGACGCAAAAGTAATTCCGGTTACTGGTGCTGTTATCGATAAGCTGATTGCTGAAAATGATTTCTACGCACCTGCAAGCATCCCTGGTGGCATGTACAAAGGTAGCGACGGCGATGTAGCTACTTTCGGTAATGCAGCAACTATGGTGACGTCTGCTCAGGTTGATGCGGATACTGTTTACGAAGTTGTGAAAGCGGTATTTAACAACTTTGACCGTTTCAAGCGTCTGCACCCTGCGTTCGCTAACCTTGATCCTAAGAACATGATTGCTAACGGCCTGTCTGCTCCACTGCACGAAGGTGCTGTTCGTTACTACAAAGAACAGGGCTGGATGTAAGTCGTTTCCCCTCATACGGACACGTTTTCAGATACCTGCAACGCTCACTTGTCGATTATGGCCTGCAGGTATCTTTTTTACATGAGGAAACGGTCAGAAGTTCTCCTGATCTGCTGACTGTTTTCATGTCCCTCGCAGAGAGCTAGCTCTCTGCCGAGCCCTCCATCAGCCGGGCACCCACAGACAGTTTTGTCTGAGGGGCTGAATACGGAGGGCTCTTTTTTTAGCCATGCTGTTTTTTGGAGCTGATTATGACAACTACGCAAAACAGACAGGGAGAGGTTGAAGAACAGGAACTTCAGGAAATGGTTGCCGCCAATGATACCGGCGCCCGAATTCCTGAGGGCTGGCAGGGTAAAGTACTACTCGGTGCTGCACTGTTCTGGTCACTGTTTCAGCTATGGATCGCGTCTCCACTTCCTTTTTACGACTGGCCTTTAATAGGCAGTTTCGGCATTTTCAACGACACTGAAATCCGTGCAATTCACTTAGGTTTTGCAACCTTTCTGGCATTTACAGCCTACCCGGCTCTGGCCCGCTCTCCTCGTCACCACATCCCTTTGATGGATATCGGCCTGTGTCTGATTGGTGCATTCAGTGCGTCATATATTTTCCTGTTCTACGATCAGTTAGTTAGCCGTCCGGGTCTGCCGAATATGCAGGATCTGGTTGTTTCTGTTATCGGTCTGGTATTGCTGCTTGAAGCTGCCCGCCGAACGCTGGGACCACCGCTGATGATTGTCGCAATTGTGTTCCTGACTTACTCGCTGGCCGGCCCGTATATGCCGGATATCATTGCGCACAAAGGTGTGTCGCTTGAAGAGTTAGTTAACCATCAGTGGCTGACCACTGAAGGTGTGTTCGGCATTGCTCTGGGCGTATCTTCCAGCTTCGTTTTCCTGTTTGTACTTTTTGGTGCTTTGCTGGACAAAGCCGGCGCCGGTAACTACTTCATTCAGGTAGCGTTTTCATTGTTGGGCCACATGCGTGGCGGTCCGGCGAAAGCCGCGGTGGTTTCGTCTGGCCTGACGGGTCTGATTTCCGGGTCTTCGATTGCGAACGTAGTGACCACCGGTACCTTTACTATTCCGATGATGAAGCGGGTTGGCTTTTCGTCTGAGAAAGCTGGTGCGGTTGAAGTGGCTTCTTCGGTGAATGGTCAGATTATGCCGCCGGTAATGGGGGCAGCAGCCTTCCTGATGGTGGAGTACGTTGGTATCTCCTACGTACAGGTCATCACCCATGCATTTTTGCCGGCACTGATCTCGTATCTGGCACTGGTGTATATCGTGCACCTTGAAGCACTGAAACTGGATATGCAGGGTTTGCCACGTCGTGGTGCGATCAAACCCTGGCAGCTGCGTATTTTTGGCATGCTGACGGGCTTCCTGCTGACCGCCGCACTGGCAGCAGCGGTGTATTTCGGTATTGGCTGGATTAAACCGATGTTCGGTGAATATGCAGGCATTGTCATTGCAATGTTGCTGGGTGGAGCTTACCTGTACTTACTGAGCTGTGCCGCGAAAGTTCCTGATTTACAGTTGGACGACCCGAATGCACCTATGGTGCAGCTACCGGAAGTTGCGCCGACGGTTAAATCCGGCTTGCACTTTTTACTGCCAGTCGTTGTGCTGGTGTGGTGTCTGATGGTTGAGCGTCTGTCACCGGGATTATCAGCTTTTTGGGCAACCGTATTAATGCTGTTTATTCTGGTCACCCAGCGTCCGCTGATCGCCTGGTTCCGTAACGAACAGGGTATTGCCCAGCGTTTACGTCAGGGGGCAAATGAGCTGGTAGACGGTCTGATCGTCGGTGCGCGGAATATGATTGGTATCGGCATTGCCACTGCAACGGCCGGCATCATCGTAGGTGCTGTATCGCAGACCGGCGTGGGCTCAGTGCTGGCGGATCTGGTGGAAGTGCTGTCCATGGGCAACCTTCTGCTAATGCTGATTCTTACCGCGATTCTCAGCCTGATTCTGGGCATGGGTCTGCCGACCACAGCAAACTACATCGTTGTTTCTTCTCTGTTGGCTCCAGTGGTTATCTCACTGGGCCAGGAATCCGGATTAATCGTACCGCTGATTGCTGTGCATCTGTTCGTATTCTACTTCGGCATTATGGCAGACGTGACCCCACCGGTTGGTCTGGCCTCTTTTGCCGCGGCGGCAGTGTCCGGTGGTGATCCCATCCGGACCGGTTTTGTCGCCTTCAGCTACAGTCTGCGTACTGCGGCGCTGCCGTTCCTGTTTATCTTCAACACTGATCTGTTGTTGATAGATGTGACCTGGCTGGAAGGAATCCAGATCTTCATCGTGGCTACCA
The DNA window shown above is from Aliamphritea ceti and carries:
- a CDS encoding TAXI family TRAP transporter solute-binding subunit → MSLKNKLATTLLSSAVGFAGIFGATAANSADQTYVTIGTGGQTGVYYVVGQSICRLVNRQTDDHGIKCTAPSTGGSVANINAVRQGQQDMGMAQSDWQFHALNGSKHDTFKQQGKFEDLRALFAVHNEPFTVVARADSGIESFDDLAGKRVNLTNPGSGTRGTMEVIMEEKGWTNETFKLAAELKSAEQAQALCDNKIDAMIYAVGHPSGAIKEATTSCDAKVIPVTGAVIDKLIAENDFYAPASIPGGMYKGSDGDVATFGNAATMVTSAQVDADTVYEVVKAVFNNFDRFKRLHPAFANLDPKNMIANGLSAPLHEGAVRYYKEQGWM
- a CDS encoding TRAP transporter permease, with product MTTTQNRQGEVEEQELQEMVAANDTGARIPEGWQGKVLLGAALFWSLFQLWIASPLPFYDWPLIGSFGIFNDTEIRAIHLGFATFLAFTAYPALARSPRHHIPLMDIGLCLIGAFSASYIFLFYDQLVSRPGLPNMQDLVVSVIGLVLLLEAARRTLGPPLMIVAIVFLTYSLAGPYMPDIIAHKGVSLEELVNHQWLTTEGVFGIALGVSSSFVFLFVLFGALLDKAGAGNYFIQVAFSLLGHMRGGPAKAAVVSSGLTGLISGSSIANVVTTGTFTIPMMKRVGFSSEKAGAVEVASSVNGQIMPPVMGAAAFLMVEYVGISYVQVITHAFLPALISYLALVYIVHLEALKLDMQGLPRRGAIKPWQLRIFGMLTGFLLTAALAAAVYFGIGWIKPMFGEYAGIVIAMLLGGAYLYLLSCAAKVPDLQLDDPNAPMVQLPEVAPTVKSGLHFLLPVVVLVWCLMVERLSPGLSAFWATVLMLFILVTQRPLIAWFRNEQGIAQRLRQGANELVDGLIVGARNMIGIGIATATAGIIVGAVSQTGVGSVLADLVEVLSMGNLLLMLILTAILSLILGMGLPTTANYIVVSSLLAPVVISLGQESGLIVPLIAVHLFVFYFGIMADVTPPVGLASFAAAAVSGGDPIRTGFVAFSYSLRTAALPFLFIFNTDLLLIDVTWLEGIQIFIVATIAMLIFTAATQGYFFARNRWYETVLLLLIAFSLFRPGFWMDRIVEPYQQIAPQTLVQAAGDIAPGTELRFWIDGEDAVGNQRSFLVNLVLGEGADGAERLANTGVELLANNGKTVVDFVAFDSAAERAGLAFDQVITGVEAPQAQPAKQLMYIPAVALLLVLITLQRRRRTTQAKLTPAEA